One genomic segment of Actinomycetes bacterium includes these proteins:
- a CDS encoding class I SAM-dependent methyltransferase, whose product MTITTHTPDLAAVKAKQQQMWASGDFHVIAAIIQPTAEQLVDSADLHAGMRVLDVATGSGNAAIAAARLGCAVEGVDYVPELLERGRLRAAAEGYDIRFVEGDAEALPYAEGQFDAVTTIFGSMFAPDHRQAAAELVRVTRPGGRIAVASWTPEGFIGQLLKTVGKHVPPPAGVQSPILWGTESHLQEIFGSGISSLSVTERTFTWRFTSAQALVDTFRTWYGPTYKAFAALDEAAAQALEADIVALATTYDRLGDADAIAVPATYLEAVAVRS is encoded by the coding sequence ATGACCATCACGACTCACACTCCCGACCTGGCGGCCGTCAAGGCCAAGCAGCAGCAGATGTGGGCCAGCGGGGACTTCCACGTGATCGCCGCGATCATCCAGCCCACCGCCGAGCAGCTCGTAGACTCCGCCGACCTGCACGCCGGCATGCGCGTGCTCGACGTCGCCACGGGGAGCGGCAACGCCGCGATCGCCGCAGCGCGCCTCGGCTGCGCTGTCGAGGGCGTCGACTACGTGCCTGAGCTGCTCGAGCGCGGACGACTCAGAGCGGCCGCCGAGGGCTACGACATCCGGTTCGTCGAGGGCGACGCCGAGGCGCTGCCCTACGCGGAGGGCCAGTTCGACGCGGTCACGACCATCTTCGGATCGATGTTCGCGCCGGACCACCGGCAGGCCGCCGCGGAGCTGGTCCGGGTGACCCGGCCGGGCGGCAGGATCGCCGTCGCGAGCTGGACCCCCGAGGGATTCATCGGCCAGCTGCTCAAGACCGTCGGCAAGCACGTGCCGCCGCCCGCGGGCGTGCAGTCGCCGATCCTGTGGGGCACCGAGTCCCACCTGCAGGAGATCTTCGGCTCGGGCATCTCGTCGCTCTCGGTCACCGAGCGCACGTTCACCTGGCGCTTCACCTCGGCGCAGGCGCTCGTCGACACGTTCCGTACCTGGTACGGCCCGACCTACAAAGCCTTCGCCGCTCTCGACGAGGCCGCAGCGCAGGCCCTGGAGGCCGACATCGTCGCGCTGGCCACGACGTACGACCGGCTCGGCGACGCCGACGCCATCGCGGTGCCGGCGACCTACCTCGAGGCGGTCGCGGTCCGGAGCTGA
- a CDS encoding esterase-like activity of phytase family protein, which yields MTSRTLPPRSAAAALAVAALLAPAVAGTPAAAVSDRARQPHLAYAGESTLAAGLTFEGTVVGGLSSITYDVARDRYYALSDAQPNLGQGPVRFYTLAVDTSDGALDAGDVQVVDVTVLTDATGVPLQGGTVDPEGLTLTAQGTLIVTSEGFAVPATSTTAARLVAPFVREFTLAGRQIREVALPPYVTPDGATTGVRQNLGLESAAVTPDGRHLLTGFENALVQDGPASTLTTTSASRLLDIELTTGDVQGEYVYRDDRVAEAPVPAGAFTVNGLVELLPFNRRFGLAMERSFSVGAGNTIKLYRYALAGADDVSGVADLDLAAPVREASKTPVLDLDAVAGSEGLTLDNIEGMTLGPRLPDGSRALLLVSDNNFTAGQVSQFLLFSADGVGPAA from the coding sequence ATGACCTCGAGGACCCTGCCGCCCCGCTCCGCCGCCGCCGCGCTCGCCGTCGCCGCCCTCCTCGCGCCCGCCGTGGCCGGGACGCCGGCCGCTGCGGTGTCCGACCGGGCCCGCCAGCCGCACCTGGCCTACGCCGGTGAGTCGACGCTGGCCGCCGGCCTCACCTTCGAGGGCACCGTCGTGGGCGGGCTGTCGAGCATCACGTACGACGTCGCGCGGGACCGCTACTACGCCCTGTCGGATGCCCAGCCCAACCTGGGCCAGGGACCGGTCCGCTTCTACACGCTCGCCGTCGACACCTCCGACGGCGCGCTGGACGCCGGCGACGTGCAGGTCGTCGACGTCACCGTGCTCACCGACGCGACCGGCGTGCCGCTGCAGGGCGGGACGGTCGACCCCGAGGGGCTGACACTGACGGCGCAGGGCACCCTGATCGTCACCTCCGAAGGGTTCGCCGTCCCGGCGACGTCGACCACGGCGGCGCGACTCGTGGCTCCCTTCGTGCGCGAGTTCACCCTGGCCGGCCGTCAGATTCGGGAGGTCGCGCTGCCGCCGTACGTCACGCCGGACGGCGCCACCACCGGCGTCCGGCAGAACCTCGGCCTGGAGAGCGCCGCCGTCACGCCCGACGGCCGCCACCTGCTCACCGGCTTCGAGAACGCGCTCGTCCAGGACGGTCCGGCGAGCACCCTCACCACCACCAGCGCGTCCCGGCTGCTCGACATCGAGCTGACGACCGGTGACGTGCAGGGCGAGTACGTGTACCGGGACGACCGGGTCGCCGAGGCGCCGGTACCGGCCGGGGCGTTCACCGTCAACGGACTCGTCGAGCTGCTGCCCTTCAACCGGCGGTTCGGCCTGGCGATGGAGCGGTCGTTCTCGGTAGGCGCCGGCAACACCATCAAGCTCTACCGGTACGCCCTCGCGGGTGCCGACGACGTCTCCGGGGTCGCCGACCTCGACCTCGCCGCACCGGTCCGCGAAGCGAGCAAGACACCGGTCCTCGATCTCGACGCGGTCGCCGGGAGCGAGGGGCTCACGCTCGACAACATCGAGGGCATGACGCTCGGGCCGCGGCTGCCGGACGGGAGCCGGGCGCTGCTGCTGGTCAGCGACAACAACTTCACCGCCGGTCAGGTGAGCCAGTTCCTCCTGTTCTCGGCTGACGGGGTGGGGCCCGCGGCATAG
- a CDS encoding LuxR family transcriptional regulator, whose amino-acid sequence MSASAARTEQPAWGDVVPDVVGRTDELARIAGFVTDSGPGTRVLLLDGVPGVGKTTLWEAGVTLARKHGMRVMTARSSGAETALCFSAVVDLFDEVSLDDLGGLPLPQRRALEVALLRADPGDEPANVHAIGLGLLGALRAMAEDGGLLVALDDAQWIDAGSAEVLAFALRRPGTAPIRVLHARRAGPVPDWQSGLLPDGLAHVQVGPQSLGAVRALLAQRLDLRLSRHDLRRVHELTQGNPLFALAVGRTIVEQQATGDHLPVPRDIEELLGTRLSARPPEVRRLVLALALDGDLRAEDLGRLVGDDVLGGAVESGVVVVERDRVRPAHPLLAAAARSLATEEQVDALHLELAEVLGDQQQCAVHVALGSRDPDGDKSAIVASAAARAGARGATREAAVLAGHALRLTPTSSPEHPDRVLDLADSLRIVGDKTEMTTLVADSLAPSWTPAQQVRGHLLLASGDIEHSDDVRGHLDRALAAGGDDPVLRAPVLARMVDNQAVVRLERVPQAHELALLGVAAELDRAEHRMMARHALAWTQALQGQRVDIPTDPRDAAGWVHTWTPDRISGQRLVWRGEVEQARAVLTPMLRSADEQGAPWAYAMQRLHVCELELRVGRWLAAEELLDEWADSLDSRLLHWPMYERCRALAAAGVGSADEALRWADEAIARADATGVRWDRFEAQRARASVALLRHDSASAVPDLLPVWEHCRAHGIADPGVFPVAPDLVEALVETGDVDTAVEVTDRLEALADAQDHPWARVTAQRAAATVRLSSGTVDDSATADLLEAADGLGALGLPYDAARTLLSLGRALRRARQWGAARETLETAAAAFDELGSTGWSADAREELSRVGARKPAEAGELTATELRVAELAAQGMANKQIAASLVVTVNTVEFHLRNTYAKLGIRSRSQLAGRLATPRAPEGPGQGSAT is encoded by the coding sequence ATGTCCGCATCCGCCGCCCGCACCGAGCAGCCCGCCTGGGGCGACGTGGTGCCGGACGTCGTCGGGCGCACCGACGAGCTCGCGCGGATCGCCGGCTTCGTCACCGACAGCGGACCCGGCACCCGGGTGCTCCTCCTCGACGGGGTCCCCGGCGTCGGCAAGACGACGCTGTGGGAGGCGGGCGTGACGCTCGCCCGCAAGCACGGCATGCGGGTCATGACGGCTCGGTCGAGCGGCGCCGAGACCGCCCTGTGCTTCTCGGCGGTGGTCGACCTCTTCGACGAGGTGTCGCTCGACGACCTCGGCGGCCTGCCGCTGCCGCAGCGGCGGGCGCTGGAGGTCGCGCTGCTGCGGGCCGACCCGGGCGACGAGCCGGCCAACGTCCACGCCATCGGGCTGGGCCTGCTCGGCGCGCTGCGCGCGATGGCCGAGGACGGCGGGCTCCTCGTCGCGCTCGACGACGCGCAGTGGATCGACGCCGGGTCGGCGGAGGTCCTCGCGTTCGCGCTGCGCCGACCGGGAACGGCGCCGATCCGGGTGCTGCACGCACGACGCGCCGGGCCGGTGCCCGACTGGCAGAGCGGCCTGCTGCCGGACGGGCTGGCCCACGTCCAGGTCGGCCCGCAGAGCCTGGGTGCCGTCCGGGCCCTGCTCGCGCAGCGGCTCGACCTGCGCCTGTCCCGCCACGACCTGCGCCGGGTCCACGAGCTGACCCAGGGCAACCCGCTGTTCGCGCTCGCCGTCGGCCGCACGATCGTGGAGCAGCAGGCGACCGGGGACCACCTGCCGGTCCCCCGTGACATCGAGGAGCTGCTCGGCACCCGCTTGTCCGCACGGCCCCCGGAGGTGCGGCGGCTGGTCCTCGCCCTGGCCCTCGACGGCGACCTGCGGGCCGAGGACCTCGGCCGGCTGGTGGGCGACGACGTGCTGGGCGGCGCGGTGGAGTCGGGGGTGGTGGTCGTCGAGCGCGACCGGGTGCGCCCGGCGCACCCGCTGCTCGCCGCCGCGGCCCGGTCGCTGGCCACCGAGGAGCAGGTCGACGCCCTGCACCTGGAGCTGGCGGAGGTCCTCGGCGACCAGCAGCAGTGCGCCGTTCACGTGGCCCTCGGGTCGCGGGACCCCGACGGCGACAAGTCCGCGATCGTCGCCTCGGCCGCGGCCCGCGCCGGCGCCCGCGGCGCCACGCGTGAGGCGGCCGTCCTCGCCGGGCACGCCCTGCGGCTCACCCCGACCAGCTCGCCGGAGCACCCGGACCGGGTCCTCGACCTCGCGGACAGCCTGCGGATCGTCGGTGACAAGACGGAGATGACCACGCTGGTCGCGGACTCGCTCGCGCCGTCGTGGACACCGGCGCAGCAGGTGCGCGGCCACCTTCTCCTGGCGAGCGGTGACATCGAGCACAGCGACGACGTCCGCGGGCATCTCGACCGCGCGCTCGCCGCCGGGGGCGACGACCCAGTGCTGCGGGCGCCGGTCCTGGCCCGGATGGTCGACAACCAGGCGGTCGTCCGGCTGGAGAGGGTCCCCCAGGCGCACGAGCTGGCGCTGCTGGGTGTTGCCGCCGAGCTGGACCGGGCGGAGCACCGGATGATGGCGCGGCACGCGCTGGCGTGGACCCAGGCGCTGCAGGGGCAGCGGGTGGACATCCCGACCGACCCCCGTGACGCCGCGGGGTGGGTCCACACCTGGACGCCGGACCGCATCTCCGGCCAGCGGCTGGTCTGGCGGGGCGAGGTCGAGCAGGCCCGGGCGGTCCTGACCCCGATGCTGCGCTCCGCGGACGAGCAGGGGGCGCCGTGGGCCTACGCGATGCAGCGGCTGCACGTCTGCGAGCTCGAGCTGCGGGTCGGCCGCTGGCTGGCCGCCGAGGAGCTGCTCGACGAGTGGGCCGACTCCCTGGACAGCCGGCTCCTGCACTGGCCGATGTACGAGCGGTGCCGGGCGCTGGCCGCGGCCGGGGTCGGCTCGGCCGACGAGGCGCTGCGCTGGGCCGACGAGGCGATCGCCCGCGCCGACGCGACGGGCGTGCGGTGGGACCGGTTCGAGGCGCAGCGCGCCCGCGCCTCGGTGGCGCTGCTCCGGCACGACTCCGCGTCGGCCGTGCCCGACCTGCTCCCGGTGTGGGAGCACTGCCGGGCGCACGGCATCGCCGACCCCGGCGTCTTCCCCGTCGCCCCCGACCTGGTCGAGGCGCTGGTCGAGACCGGCGACGTGGACACCGCCGTCGAGGTCACCGACCGGCTCGAGGCGCTCGCCGACGCGCAGGACCACCCCTGGGCGCGGGTCACCGCGCAGCGGGCCGCGGCGACGGTGCGGCTCTCGTCCGGCACGGTGGACGACTCGGCGACCGCCGACCTGCTCGAGGCGGCCGACGGACTGGGCGCGCTGGGCCTGCCGTACGACGCCGCGCGCACCCTGCTCTCCCTGGGCCGGGCCCTGCGCCGGGCCCGTCAGTGGGGTGCCGCGCGGGAGACTCTGGAGACCGCGGCCGCCGCGTTCGACGAGCTCGGGTCCACCGGGTGGTCGGCTGACGCGCGGGAGGAGCTCTCCCGGGTGGGCGCCCGCAAGCCGGCCGAGGCCGGGGAGCTGACCGCGACCGAGCTGCGGGTGGCCGAGCTGGCCGCGCAGGGGATGGCCAACAAGCAGATCGCCGCCAGCCTGGTCGTGACGGTCAACACGGTGGAGTTCCACCTCCGCAACACCTACGCAAAGCTGGGCATCCGGTCGCGCTCCCAGCTCGCCGGCCGGCTCGCCACGCCCCGGGCACCAGAGGGTCCCGGCCAGGGGTCGGCGACCTAA
- a CDS encoding DUF4235 domain-containing protein: MAANPSIGWRVLGTASAVLAGIAARKLMVRGWRALTGDNPPANPAAPGTRWREAVPFAVASGAAMGLARMLATRKAAGYYHRSTGHLPPGMEEVT; the protein is encoded by the coding sequence GTGGCAGCGAACCCCTCGATCGGCTGGCGGGTGCTCGGCACCGCCTCCGCGGTCCTCGCCGGCATCGCGGCGCGCAAGCTCATGGTGCGCGGCTGGCGTGCGCTCACCGGCGACAACCCACCGGCCAACCCGGCCGCACCGGGGACCAGGTGGCGGGAGGCGGTCCCCTTCGCGGTGGCGAGCGGCGCCGCGATGGGGCTGGCCCGGATGCTCGCCACCCGCAAGGCCGCCGGCTACTACCACCGGTCGACCGGGCACCTCCCGCCCGGGATGGAAGAGGTCACCTAG
- a CDS encoding heterodisulfide reductase-related iron-sulfur binding cluster: MTLAALAIAGRRVHYLYRLVSSGQPAPGRLDGIGQRAKDQLREVFGQRKLLQWSVPGLAHFFTFWAFIVLAATILEAYGALFDRDFAIPVVGHWALLGFLEDFFAVAVLVSLATFAVIRLRQAPARKQRDSRFYGSHTGAAWLVLFMIFNVIWTLLLYRGAQINTGVFPFQEDGWWAFASKATAEVLEPLGEDANEVLETVGILLQIGVVLGFLVLVVYSKHLHIFIAPLNVLTKREPKALGPLLPMMVDGKPIDFDNIDELDEDTAFGRGKVEDFTWKGMLDFATCTECGRCQSQCPAWNTGKPLSPKLVIMDLRDHLFAKGPAILSTNGHGADGAAVTGIDEAGPEAAKPGASHHGVPESGFGRVAGSGQPQVDRPLVGTAEEGGVIDPDVLWSCTTCGACVEQCPVDIEHVDHILDMRRFQVLVESSFPSEAGTMLKNLENKGNPWGMGAKARLDWTRGLPFDVPVFGEDVEDLAEVDYLYWVGCAGALEDRAKKTTRAFAELLHIAGVRFAVLGENEACSGDPARRLGNEFVFQMLAQQNVEVLNEAGAQRTVIVASCPHCFNSLSREYPQLGGDYEVVHHTQLLNHLVEEGRLTPVTPIDQLVTYHDPCYLGRHNKVYAPPREILANVPSLRTQEMHRCKERGFCCGAGGARMWMEEKIGKRVNVERVDEALALDPDVVSTACPFCLVMLGDAVTAKKQDGSAREDVQVVDVSQLLLQSVQRNITVVPVGGSGGEAVAEHPDDGPGAV; the protein is encoded by the coding sequence ATGACCCTCGCGGCGCTGGCGATCGCCGGCCGGCGGGTGCACTACCTCTACCGGCTGGTCTCGTCCGGGCAGCCCGCACCGGGACGCCTGGACGGCATCGGGCAGCGCGCCAAGGACCAGCTGCGCGAGGTGTTCGGCCAGCGCAAGCTGCTGCAGTGGTCGGTGCCCGGGCTGGCGCACTTCTTCACGTTCTGGGCGTTCATCGTGCTGGCCGCGACGATCCTCGAGGCGTACGGCGCGCTGTTCGACCGCGACTTCGCGATCCCGGTCGTCGGGCACTGGGCGCTGCTGGGCTTCCTCGAGGACTTCTTCGCCGTCGCGGTGCTGGTGTCGCTGGCGACCTTCGCGGTGATCCGGCTGCGGCAGGCACCCGCGCGCAAGCAGCGCGACTCCCGGTTCTACGGGTCGCACACCGGTGCCGCATGGCTCGTGCTCTTCATGATCTTCAACGTCATCTGGACGCTGCTGCTCTACCGCGGCGCGCAGATCAACACCGGCGTCTTCCCGTTCCAGGAGGACGGCTGGTGGGCCTTCGCGTCCAAGGCGACCGCCGAGGTCCTCGAGCCGCTGGGCGAGGACGCCAACGAGGTGCTCGAGACGGTCGGCATCCTGCTGCAGATAGGTGTGGTGCTCGGCTTCCTCGTGCTGGTCGTCTACTCCAAGCACCTGCACATCTTCATCGCGCCGCTCAACGTGCTGACCAAGCGCGAGCCGAAGGCGCTCGGCCCCCTGCTGCCGATGATGGTCGACGGCAAGCCGATCGACTTCGACAACATCGACGAGCTCGACGAGGACACCGCCTTCGGCCGCGGGAAGGTCGAGGACTTCACCTGGAAGGGCATGCTCGACTTCGCTACCTGCACCGAGTGCGGCCGCTGCCAGTCTCAGTGCCCGGCCTGGAACACCGGCAAGCCGCTGTCGCCGAAGCTGGTGATCATGGACCTGCGGGACCACCTCTTCGCCAAGGGCCCGGCCATCCTCTCGACGAACGGGCACGGCGCCGACGGAGCCGCCGTGACAGGAATCGACGAGGCGGGGCCGGAGGCGGCGAAGCCCGGCGCCTCGCACCACGGCGTCCCCGAGTCCGGCTTCGGCCGGGTGGCGGGGTCCGGCCAGCCGCAGGTGGACCGGCCGCTGGTCGGCACCGCCGAGGAGGGCGGCGTCATCGACCCTGACGTCCTGTGGTCGTGCACCACCTGTGGGGCGTGCGTCGAGCAGTGCCCGGTCGACATCGAGCACGTCGACCATATCCTCGACATGCGCCGGTTCCAGGTGCTCGTCGAGTCGTCGTTCCCGAGCGAGGCCGGGACGATGCTGAAGAATCTCGAGAACAAGGGCAACCCATGGGGCATGGGCGCCAAGGCCCGCCTCGACTGGACGCGGGGGCTGCCCTTCGACGTGCCGGTCTTCGGCGAGGACGTCGAGGACCTCGCCGAGGTCGACTACCTCTACTGGGTCGGCTGCGCCGGTGCGCTGGAGGACCGGGCCAAGAAGACCACCCGCGCCTTCGCCGAGCTGCTGCACATCGCCGGCGTGAGGTTCGCCGTCCTGGGCGAGAACGAGGCCTGCTCGGGCGACCCGGCGCGCCGCCTGGGCAACGAGTTCGTCTTCCAGATGCTGGCCCAGCAGAACGTCGAGGTGCTCAACGAGGCCGGTGCACAGCGCACCGTCATCGTCGCCAGCTGCCCGCACTGCTTCAACTCGCTGTCCCGCGAGTACCCGCAGCTCGGCGGCGACTACGAGGTCGTCCACCACACCCAGCTGCTCAACCACCTGGTCGAGGAGGGCCGGCTCACCCCGGTGACGCCGATCGACCAGCTGGTGACCTACCACGACCCGTGCTACCTGGGCCGGCACAACAAGGTCTACGCGCCGCCGCGCGAGATCCTGGCCAACGTGCCATCCCTGCGGACCCAGGAGATGCACCGCTGCAAGGAGCGCGGCTTCTGCTGCGGCGCCGGCGGCGCGCGGATGTGGATGGAGGAGAAGATCGGCAAGCGGGTCAACGTCGAGCGGGTCGACGAGGCGCTGGCCCTCGACCCCGACGTGGTCTCGACGGCCTGCCCCTTCTGCCTCGTCATGCTCGGTGACGCGGTGACCGCCAAGAAGCAGGACGGCAGCGCCCGCGAGGACGTGCAGGTCGTCGACGTCTCCCAGCTGCTACTGCAGTCGGTGCAGCGCAACATCACCGTGGTGCCGGTGGGCGGCTCAGGTGGCGAAGCGGTCGCTGAGCACCCGGACGACGGGCCAGGCGCCGTCTGA
- a CDS encoding DUF3455 domain-containing protein produces the protein MSFPPALSHRPAPLRRAVLATVAALAAAPVVLGAAPAHAGPAGPEVPSTIDVVGDFKPYLVGHAVGWQVHTCVATETGYGWRFDGPDAVVYDDNGKALADHKPGPRWIARDDSSVVGAVVDRAVVSPTAIPWLLLRATPDPNGPADGRLSATTHIQRIATTGGLTPAASECTAAAASVPETRYVPYTADYVFWKAAGRS, from the coding sequence ATGTCCTTTCCGCCCGCCCTTTCCCACCGGCCCGCGCCCCTGCGTCGGGCCGTCCTCGCCACTGTCGCCGCGCTGGCCGCGGCCCCGGTCGTCCTGGGCGCGGCACCCGCCCACGCCGGGCCGGCCGGGCCGGAGGTCCCGTCGACGATCGACGTCGTCGGGGACTTCAAGCCCTACCTCGTCGGCCACGCGGTCGGCTGGCAGGTCCACACCTGCGTCGCCACAGAGACCGGCTACGGCTGGCGCTTCGACGGGCCGGACGCCGTCGTCTACGACGACAACGGCAAAGCGCTCGCCGACCACAAGCCCGGCCCGAGGTGGATCGCCCGCGACGACAGCTCCGTCGTCGGTGCCGTCGTCGACCGGGCCGTCGTCTCGCCGACCGCGATCCCCTGGCTGCTGCTGCGCGCCACGCCGGACCCCAACGGTCCGGCGGATGGCCGGTTGTCCGCGACCACGCACATCCAGCGCATCGCGACCACCGGCGGGCTGACGCCTGCCGCGTCCGAGTGCACCGCCGCCGCCGCCTCCGTCCCCGAGACGCGCTACGTGCCCTACACCGCCGACTACGTCTTCTGGAAGGCGGCCGGCCGGTCCTGA
- a CDS encoding SGNH/GDSL hydrolase family protein, which yields MASLAVTALLVGIGVAPAGPAQAAVDRPTKMASLGDSITRGFNACGFYFDCTARSWSTGSYSSVNSHYRRLAAVRSLAAYNDAKTGAKIGALPGQASTAVSQGVKYATVLLGANDACTSSASTMTSVDTFRASARTGLQTLANGGVRTIFVSSIPNIYQLWQVGKSSSSARLAWAVYGICQSMLRNPTSTQQADVDRRAFVRQRVVDYNTVLAQECAALAGCVFDGNAVFGYQFSLGQLSTWDYFHPNTSGQAVLASVTWSKVSAATGW from the coding sequence GTGGCCTCTCTGGCCGTGACCGCGCTGCTGGTGGGGATCGGTGTCGCACCGGCCGGGCCGGCCCAGGCGGCCGTGGACCGGCCGACCAAGATGGCATCCCTGGGCGACTCGATCACCCGCGGGTTCAACGCGTGCGGGTTCTACTTCGACTGCACCGCCCGCTCGTGGTCCACGGGCAGCTACTCCAGCGTCAACAGCCACTACCGGCGGCTGGCCGCGGTGCGGTCGCTGGCGGCGTACAACGACGCCAAGACCGGCGCGAAGATCGGCGCGCTGCCCGGCCAGGCGAGCACCGCCGTGTCGCAGGGCGTGAAGTACGCCACGGTGCTCCTCGGCGCCAACGACGCGTGTACGTCGTCGGCGAGCACCATGACCAGCGTGGACACCTTCCGGGCCAGCGCCCGGACCGGTCTGCAGACCCTGGCCAACGGCGGGGTCCGGACGATCTTCGTCTCGTCGATCCCGAACATCTACCAGCTCTGGCAGGTGGGCAAGTCCAGCTCGTCGGCCCGCCTCGCCTGGGCGGTCTACGGCATCTGCCAGTCGATGCTCAGGAACCCCACGTCGACGCAGCAGGCCGACGTCGACCGCCGGGCGTTCGTGCGCCAGCGGGTGGTCGACTACAACACCGTGCTGGCGCAGGAGTGCGCCGCGCTCGCCGGCTGCGTCTTCGACGGCAACGCCGTCTTCGGCTACCAGTTCAGCCTCGGTCAGCTCAGCACCTGGGACTACTTCCACCCCAACACCTCGGGCCAGGCGGTGCTCGCCTCGGTGACCTGGTCGAAGGTGTCGGCGGCCACCGGCTGGTAG
- a CDS encoding serine hydrolase domain-containing protein, giving the protein MAQPVQSVQDAVDRAAEDAGFSGVVRVDRSGRTELCTAYGLADRAHEVPNTVDTLFATASGAKTLTALVVMALVERGSLALGTTARSLLRDDLPLVADDVTVRHLLSHRSGIGDYLDEAAVDVRDHVLRVPVHQLATTEDYLPVLAGHRTVSPAGERFAYNNAGYVLLAVLAERAADEDYHALVRTLVCEPAGMVDTAFLRSDELPGRAAVGYLSVEGLRTNVLHLPVRGSGDGGVYSTAADVSAFWEALLAGRVVSPASLAEMVRPHSDWPEESRRYGLGLHLQPTGDGIFLEGYDAGVSFASLHWPSSATTCTVISNWSDGAWPVVRVLSDRFAT; this is encoded by the coding sequence GTGGCGCAGCCCGTGCAGTCGGTGCAGGACGCGGTGGACAGGGCGGCGGAGGACGCCGGGTTCTCCGGCGTGGTCCGGGTGGACCGCTCGGGCCGCACCGAGCTCTGCACGGCGTACGGGCTCGCCGACCGGGCCCACGAGGTCCCCAACACCGTCGACACCCTGTTCGCCACGGCGAGCGGGGCCAAGACCCTGACCGCGCTGGTGGTGATGGCTCTGGTCGAGCGGGGGAGCCTAGCGCTCGGGACCACCGCCCGTTCGCTGCTGCGCGACGACCTGCCGCTGGTCGCCGACGACGTGACCGTCCGGCACCTGCTGTCGCACCGGTCCGGGATCGGCGACTACCTCGACGAGGCCGCTGTCGATGTCCGCGACCACGTGCTGCGGGTGCCGGTGCACCAGCTCGCGACGACCGAGGACTACCTCCCGGTCCTGGCCGGGCACCGCACGGTGTCCCCGGCCGGCGAGCGGTTCGCCTACAACAACGCCGGCTACGTCCTGCTCGCCGTGCTGGCCGAACGCGCGGCCGACGAGGACTACCACGCCTTGGTGCGCACTCTCGTCTGCGAGCCGGCGGGCATGGTCGACACCGCGTTCCTGCGCTCCGACGAGCTCCCCGGACGCGCTGCCGTCGGCTACCTCTCGGTGGAGGGCCTGAGGACGAACGTGCTCCACCTCCCGGTGCGCGGCAGCGGCGACGGTGGCGTCTACTCGACCGCTGCCGATGTCAGCGCCTTCTGGGAGGCGCTGCTCGCGGGCCGGGTCGTCTCGCCGGCGTCGCTGGCCGAGATGGTCCGACCGCACAGCGACTGGCCGGAGGAGTCCCGCCGCTACGGCCTCGGGCTCCACCTGCAGCCGACGGGGGACGGGATCTTCCTCGAGGGGTACGACGCGGGCGTCTCGTTCGCGAGCCTGCACTGGCCGTCGTCCGCGACCACCTGCACGGTCATCTCGAACTGGTCAGACGGCGCCTGGCCCGTCGTCCGGGTGCTCAGCGACCGCTTCGCCACCTGA
- a CDS encoding nickel-binding protein: MTEFLVELYRSHTETQAAAADGERARLAAETLTGSGRAVRLVRSFFVPHDETCFLLYEADSADHVRTAMALAGLPCDEVHETTGEA; encoded by the coding sequence ATGACCGAGTTCCTCGTCGAGCTGTACCGCTCACACACCGAGACCCAGGCCGCGGCCGCCGACGGCGAGCGGGCCCGGCTGGCCGCCGAGACCCTGACCGGGTCCGGCCGGGCGGTGCGTCTGGTGCGCTCTTTCTTCGTCCCCCACGACGAGACCTGCTTCCTGCTCTACGAGGCCGACTCCGCGGACCACGTCCGCACCGCCATGGCCCTCGCAGGCCTGCCCTGCGACGAGGTCCACGAGACCACCGGAGAAGCCTGA